Proteins from a genomic interval of Candidatus Hydrogenedentota bacterium:
- a CDS encoding SDR family oxidoreductase translates to MARVNLVTGGAGFIGSHLCEALLERGEEVVCLDNFFTGRKANLDRLMDHHRFEIVRHDITNPIVLEVDRIYNFACPASPVHYQHNPVKTIKTNVMGALNMLGLAKRVKARILQASTSEVYGDPAVHPQVEEYWGNVNPIGPRSCYDEGKRVAEALFFDYHRQNHVDIRVIRIFNTYGPRMLVNDGRVVSNFIVQALRNEPITLYGDGSQTRSFCYVDDLVRGITAMMDTDGFTGPVNLGNPGEFTILQLAELVIEMTGSRSTLDYRPLPTNDPTRRRPDISVARGKLNWEPVIPLREGLENTIAYFDALLKKEN, encoded by the coding sequence ATGGCACGGGTAAATTTGGTGACGGGCGGCGCGGGGTTCATCGGCTCGCACCTCTGCGAGGCGCTGCTGGAGCGGGGCGAGGAGGTGGTCTGCCTCGACAATTTCTTCACCGGGCGCAAGGCCAATCTGGACCGGCTGATGGACCATCACCGGTTTGAGATTGTCCGCCACGACATCACCAACCCGATCGTGCTCGAAGTGGACCGCATCTACAACTTCGCCTGCCCCGCCTCGCCGGTACACTACCAGCACAACCCCGTGAAGACCATCAAGACCAACGTGATGGGCGCGCTGAACATGCTGGGCCTGGCCAAACGCGTGAAGGCGCGCATCCTCCAGGCCTCGACCTCCGAGGTGTACGGCGACCCGGCAGTCCACCCGCAAGTCGAGGAATACTGGGGCAACGTGAACCCCATCGGCCCGCGGAGCTGCTACGACGAGGGCAAACGCGTCGCCGAGGCGCTCTTCTTCGACTACCACCGGCAGAACCATGTGGACATCCGCGTCATCCGCATCTTCAACACCTACGGCCCGCGCATGCTCGTGAACGACGGGCGCGTCGTCAGCAACTTCATCGTGCAGGCCCTGCGCAACGAGCCCATCACCCTGTACGGCGACGGCTCCCAGACCCGCTCCTTCTGCTACGTGGACGACCTGGTGCGCGGCATCACCGCCATGATGGACACCGACGGATTCACCGGACCCGTCAACCTAGGCAACCCCGGCGAGTTCACCATCCTCCAACTGGCCGAACTGGTCATCGAAATGACCGGCTCGCGCTCCACCCTCGACTACCGGCCCCTCCCCACCAACGATCCGACACGGCGGCGGCCCGACATCAGCGTGGCGCGCGGCAAACTCAACTGGGAGCCCGTCATCCCCCTGCGCGAGGGCCTGGAAAACACCATTGCCTACTTCGACGCGCTCCTGAAAAAAGAGAACTGA
- a CDS encoding glycosyltransferase family 2 protein, translating into MTRTLVSVVVPCHNEAENAPVLFGRIRDVFASLPGHDFECLFVNDGSTDGTREALDALAAAHPEMRPVHLARNFGQSAALLAGMRRTRGEYVLTLDGDLQNDPADFPKFLELLKEHDCVCGYRANRNDSWVRKLSSRVGNTARNAVLHDGIRDSGCGSKGFQRRCVGHLPPFNGMHRFMAVFMRRAGFSIVECPVTHHPRRFGVSKYGINNRLWRGLYDLIGVAWLRKRLVVPEVEGD; encoded by the coding sequence ATGACACGCACGCTTGTTTCCGTGGTGGTCCCCTGCCACAACGAGGCGGAAAACGCGCCCGTCCTTTTCGGGCGCATCCGTGATGTGTTCGCGTCGCTGCCGGGGCACGATTTCGAGTGCCTGTTTGTGAACGACGGCAGCACGGACGGCACCCGCGAAGCGCTGGACGCGCTGGCGGCGGCGCATCCCGAAATGCGGCCCGTGCATTTGGCGCGGAACTTCGGGCAGTCCGCGGCGCTGCTGGCCGGCATGCGCCGTACCCGGGGCGAATATGTGCTGACCCTGGACGGGGACCTGCAGAACGACCCGGCGGACTTCCCAAAATTCCTGGAACTGCTGAAAGAACACGACTGTGTGTGCGGTTACCGGGCAAACCGGAACGACTCATGGGTGCGCAAACTCTCCAGCAGGGTGGGCAACACCGCGCGCAACGCGGTGCTCCACGACGGCATCCGCGACTCGGGGTGCGGCTCAAAGGGGTTCCAACGGCGCTGCGTGGGCCATTTGCCCCCCTTCAACGGCATGCACCGGTTCATGGCCGTGTTCATGCGCCGGGCGGGGTTCAGCATTGTGGAGTGTCCGGTGACCCATCACCCTCGGCGGTTCGGCGTGTCAAAATACGGCATCAACAACCGCCTATGGCGCGGACTGTACGATTTGATCGGCGTGGCATGGCTGCGCAAACGGCTGGTGGTGCCCGAAGTGGAGGGGGATTAA
- a CDS encoding beta-galactosidase, with protein MQSNGGNGRVWVCMALMAIFFLCGGAGAFEASGFQTIFHADGEAAQPGCRLLNPEKCPVVNLGGRTVRQGPKEQDPYSSAEWKFDLDAPSVTEAGRFTLCIVHPDVGAGVIQPQLFPGTEGNHPGPERLASFTVLNTGQTRTAYFEFSIPPVKIWPKNSPLPHLTISGLSHLAELRVGPPLSDADWAAIRAGIPRDLSPMVTLSRPMELVTTAGIAVSGQDEAALASSLDALADYAPLARVLGFTSIETYVAWNTLEPEAEGSFDFHFYDAVVDRLSACGLKWFPLLIVGSAYALPDWFAASPENAGFVCLEHGLSNPVQSIWSPWHRRHVTRVLKAFGDHYGPKGVLEGVRLGPSGNYGESQYPAGGNWGYKGEPMHIHIGYWAGDAHAKADFQQWLKRKYGTVDQLNAAWDNATHQSFDVVSPALPQLILSKRERLDVTAWYTDSMSAWCDWWARETRTGLPETLLYQSAGGWGFREAGTDYPAQTKTMAELGGGIRLTNETDSFEQNFYATRLAMTSARLYGARIGSEPASSHTARGIAGRLYNLLTANGDHFFTYQGNIMTQPMAIESWLETLPAMDTRRPPLVEIAVYYPETMNQLDDATFRQLYAWGFNPRAAALRRVADVDYLDETLIRDGFLDRYKALVVVWGGVVEADVQEKIDQWLRRGGALFYPTFPRADWETVEGNRELTRRWAKGDTGDGAFFRFKGDMEPPSLYARFVRDTLLSRPGLHPWTRTMMEIPHPEDVFLSVQDDGHLLVLNYGAEAADLELPGGEHLQIPPWRIRRAAL; from the coding sequence ATGCAGTCGAATGGCGGCAATGGACGGGTTTGGGTGTGCATGGCCCTGATGGCAATTTTCTTTCTCTGCGGTGGTGCGGGTGCGTTTGAGGCGTCAGGTTTCCAAACCATTTTCCATGCCGACGGGGAGGCTGCGCAGCCGGGTTGCCGTTTGCTGAATCCGGAAAAGTGCCCGGTTGTCAATCTCGGGGGCCGCACCGTGCGCCAAGGACCGAAGGAACAGGACCCGTACAGTTCTGCCGAGTGGAAATTCGATCTCGATGCCCCGTCGGTCACTGAAGCCGGACGCTTCACCCTTTGCATAGTACACCCCGATGTGGGCGCCGGTGTCATCCAGCCGCAACTCTTCCCCGGCACAGAGGGAAACCACCCCGGTCCGGAACGCTTGGCCTCGTTCACAGTGCTAAACACCGGTCAAACGCGGACGGCGTATTTTGAGTTTTCCATTCCCCCCGTCAAAATATGGCCCAAGAACTCCCCCCTGCCGCACCTCACCATCTCCGGACTTTCCCACCTTGCCGAGTTGCGCGTGGGGCCGCCCTTGTCCGATGCGGACTGGGCGGCAATACGCGCGGGCATCCCCCGGGATCTGTCTCCCATGGTCACCCTGTCCCGGCCCATGGAACTGGTCACCACGGCGGGCATCGCCGTGTCTGGCCAGGATGAGGCCGCCCTCGCTTCCTCCCTGGATGCCCTGGCGGATTACGCGCCCCTGGCGCGGGTGCTGGGATTTACCTCCATCGAGACATATGTGGCCTGGAACACCCTCGAACCGGAGGCGGAGGGCAGCTTTGATTTCCATTTCTATGACGCCGTGGTGGACCGCCTCTCGGCCTGCGGCCTCAAATGGTTTCCTCTCCTGATCGTGGGCTCGGCCTACGCCCTGCCCGACTGGTTCGCGGCAAGCCCTGAAAATGCCGGTTTCGTCTGCCTGGAGCATGGCCTGTCCAATCCGGTGCAGAGCATCTGGAGTCCCTGGCACCGGCGGCACGTCACCCGCGTGCTGAAAGCCTTCGGAGACCATTACGGGCCAAAGGGTGTGCTCGAGGGGGTGCGCCTCGGACCGAGCGGCAATTACGGCGAGTCCCAGTACCCCGCCGGGGGCAACTGGGGATACAAGGGCGAGCCCATGCACATCCACATCGGCTACTGGGCCGGAGACGCCCACGCAAAGGCGGATTTCCAGCAGTGGTTGAAGCGGAAGTACGGCACGGTGGACCAACTGAACGCCGCTTGGGACAACGCAACCCACCAGTCGTTCGATGTGGTCAGTCCCGCCCTGCCCCAGCTCATCCTGTCCAAGCGGGAGCGGCTGGATGTGACGGCATGGTACACCGACTCCATGTCGGCGTGGTGCGACTGGTGGGCGCGTGAAACCCGCACCGGGCTGCCGGAGACCCTGCTCTACCAGTCGGCCGGGGGATGGGGATTCCGCGAGGCGGGCACGGACTACCCGGCCCAGACCAAGACCATGGCCGAGCTTGGCGGCGGCATCCGGCTCACGAACGAGACGGACAGTTTCGAGCAGAACTTCTACGCCACGCGGCTGGCCATGACCTCGGCCCGCCTTTACGGCGCGCGCATCGGCTCGGAACCGGCCAGTTCCCACACCGCGCGGGGAATTGCCGGGCGCCTCTACAACCTGCTTACGGCGAACGGGGACCACTTCTTCACCTACCAGGGCAACATCATGACCCAGCCCATGGCCATCGAGTCCTGGCTGGAAACACTGCCGGCCATGGACACACGGCGTCCGCCGCTGGTGGAAATCGCCGTGTACTACCCCGAAACCATGAACCAGTTGGACGACGCCACATTCCGGCAACTCTATGCGTGGGGCTTCAACCCGCGGGCCGCCGCGCTGCGGCGCGTGGCCGATGTGGATTACCTGGACGAGACCCTCATCCGGGATGGTTTTCTGGACCGCTACAAGGCGCTGGTGGTGGTCTGGGGCGGCGTGGTCGAGGCGGATGTCCAGGAAAAGATTGACCAGTGGCTCCGCAGGGGCGGCGCGCTATTTTACCCCACTTTCCCCCGCGCCGACTGGGAAACAGTCGAGGGAAACCGTGAACTGACCCGCCGCTGGGCGAAGGGGGACACGGGGGACGGCGCCTTCTTCCGCTTCAAAGGCGACATGGAACCCCCGTCGCTCTATGCGCGGTTTGTAAGGGACACCCTGCTGTCGCGTCCCGGCCTGCATCCCTGGACCCGGACCATGATGGAAATTCCACACCCCGAGGATGTCTTCCTCAGTGTGCAGGACGATGGTCACCTGCTGGTGCTGAACTACGGCGCCGAAGCGGCCGACCTGGAACTGCCCGGCGGCGAACACCTGCAGATCCCCCCTTGGCGCATCCGGCGCGCGGCCCTGTAG
- a CDS encoding alpha/beta fold hydrolase: MSLGMRRILSWCCLLLVVHCGSFCEEALPYPRVSREAFEARLPFFSYDKDIPLDGRIVLEKKEARAVRWKLVFRGAQGFLVPGYLEIPEGARKPYPLVVLLHGWSGGKENWWEEGNYISGSEMRTALIESGYAVLALDACAHGERAHEIDYLHVNPYEDPAAPPRRNYFSIAEIVIQTVKDHRRALDYMEERGDMDMSRVGLVGYSMGGVNTMLLLAIESRFKMGVACVPPWFNDAWRPVEPVDYTWGLGDKPLLMLMGRRDGFYTEGQIEASRRAYLNPDTTRTVWYDRDHKLAPDYVPDALAWVKKHL; encoded by the coding sequence ATGAGCTTGGGAATGCGGCGAATCTTGTCGTGGTGCTGCCTGTTGCTGGTGGTCCACTGCGGGTCTTTTTGCGAAGAGGCCCTGCCCTATCCCAGAGTGTCCAGAGAGGCTTTCGAGGCCCGGCTCCCCTTCTTTTCCTACGACAAGGATATCCCACTGGACGGTCGCATCGTGCTCGAGAAGAAGGAGGCGCGCGCGGTCCGCTGGAAACTCGTCTTTCGGGGGGCGCAGGGCTTCCTGGTGCCCGGCTACCTTGAAATTCCCGAGGGAGCCAGGAAACCGTATCCCCTTGTCGTGCTGCTTCATGGCTGGAGCGGCGGAAAAGAGAACTGGTGGGAGGAGGGCAACTACATCAGCGGTTCGGAAATGCGCACCGCCCTGATCGAGTCCGGCTATGCCGTCCTGGCTCTGGACGCCTGCGCACACGGCGAGCGCGCCCATGAAATTGACTATCTGCACGTCAATCCGTATGAGGACCCCGCCGCGCCGCCGCGCCGGAACTACTTCTCCATCGCCGAGATTGTGATTCAAACGGTGAAAGACCACCGGCGGGCCCTGGATTACATGGAGGAACGGGGCGACATGGACATGAGCCGGGTGGGCCTGGTGGGCTACAGCATGGGCGGTGTCAATACCATGCTGCTTCTGGCCATTGAGAGCCGCTTCAAAATGGGGGTTGCCTGCGTCCCTCCCTGGTTCAACGACGCGTGGCGGCCGGTCGAGCCGGTGGACTACACCTGGGGCCTCGGGGACAAGCCCCTGTTGATGCTCATGGGCCGCAGGGACGGCTTCTACACGGAAGGTCAAATTGAGGCCTCCCGCAGGGCCTACCTCAACCCTGACACCACCAGGACCGTCTGGTACGACCGGGACCACAAGCTCGCGCCCGACTATGTCCCCGACGCCCTGGCCTGGGTGAAGAAACATCTCTGA
- a CDS encoding GTPase: MQESEKDAVMAICLMAAVADGGKSDVERAKLKEVSQSLGIETSAAVMQRVLLGKTSPGAEAAAISTPEIKMLAFEMAVCICDADGMTTPKEAGFLAELRDALALPVEEALETQSQAEDFARAAFENETIPAAASAHALQTVQSTQPNPVDAEVDQTILKHAILVGGLELLPQSLSTMAILPLQMKLVYNIGTRYGYQLDSGHVKEFLAVLGVGMTSQIIEGFARKFLGSLARRAGGRMMGGLSGAATGAAVTFAATYGLGMAAKKYYASGRKISMADVKTIFAQNSEEAKGLYSRYAGQVEQSAKSTNVSSLLSMVRGG; encoded by the coding sequence ATGCAAGAAAGCGAAAAAGATGCCGTGATGGCAATCTGTTTGATGGCTGCGGTTGCTGACGGCGGCAAGAGCGATGTGGAACGCGCCAAATTGAAGGAAGTGTCGCAGAGTCTGGGCATTGAGACTTCCGCGGCGGTCATGCAGAGGGTGCTTTTGGGGAAGACCAGCCCGGGCGCCGAGGCCGCCGCAATCTCCACCCCGGAAATCAAGATGCTGGCGTTCGAGATGGCTGTCTGCATTTGTGATGCCGATGGGATGACCACCCCCAAAGAGGCCGGCTTTCTTGCGGAACTCCGGGACGCTTTGGCCTTACCCGTGGAAGAGGCCCTTGAAACACAATCTCAGGCGGAGGACTTTGCCCGGGCAGCCTTCGAGAACGAAACCATTCCGGCTGCCGCTTCCGCACATGCGCTCCAGACCGTTCAATCCACGCAGCCGAATCCGGTGGATGCCGAGGTGGACCAGACCATTCTGAAACACGCCATTCTAGTCGGCGGTCTGGAACTGCTGCCCCAGTCATTGTCCACAATGGCCATCCTGCCGCTCCAGATGAAGCTTGTGTATAACATCGGCACCCGGTACGGATATCAACTGGACAGCGGACACGTAAAAGAGTTCCTCGCCGTGCTCGGCGTGGGCATGACGTCGCAGATTATCGAGGGCTTTGCGCGCAAGTTCCTCGGTTCGCTGGCCAGGCGCGCGGGCGGCCGCATGATGGGCGGTCTTTCCGGGGCCGCAACGGGTGCCGCGGTAACGTTTGCGGCCACCTATGGACTTGGGATGGCCGCAAAGAAGTATTATGCCTCGGGCAGAAAAATCAGCATGGCGGATGTGAAGACCATTTTCGCGCAAAACTCAGAAGAGGCCAAAGGCCTCTATTCCCGCTATGCCGGCCAGGTGGAGCAGAGCGCAAAGTCCACCAATGTTTCCAGCCTTCTCTCCATGGTTCGCGGTGGATGA
- the nrdR gene encoding transcriptional repressor NrdR, which translates to MKCPFCGYHDSKVVDSRVAKDGDSIRRRRECINCNRRFTTYERIEEVAQMVIKKDGRREAFDRWKLKSGIMKAIEKRAVSLEQVDAMINSIERELFNSNEHEVTTKALGEAVMHRLKQLDEVAYVRFASVYRQFKDINEFMSELKDMLA; encoded by the coding sequence ATGAAGTGTCCATTCTGCGGTTACCATGACAGCAAGGTGGTGGATTCCCGGGTGGCCAAGGACGGGGACTCCATCCGCCGCCGACGCGAGTGCATCAACTGCAACCGCCGTTTCACCACCTATGAGCGCATCGAGGAGGTGGCGCAGATGGTGATCAAGAAGGACGGGCGCCGCGAGGCCTTTGACCGCTGGAAACTCAAGAGCGGCATCATGAAGGCCATCGAAAAACGGGCCGTCAGCCTTGAGCAGGTGGACGCCATGATTAACAGCATTGAGCGCGAGCTGTTCAATTCGAACGAGCACGAGGTGACCACAAAGGCCCTGGGCGAGGCGGTGATGCACCGGCTCAAGCAACTGGACGAGGTCGCCTATGTGCGCTTCGCCTCGGTCTACCGCCAGTTCAAGGACATCAACGAGTTCATGAGCGAACTCAAGGACATGCTGGCCTGA
- the rsmD gene encoding 16S rRNA (guanine(966)-N(2))-methyltransferase RsmD, with amino-acid sequence MRIIAGSERGRRLESPEGRTARPTLDRVRENLFNILMPRLENALFLDLFAGTGAIGLEALSRGAARAVFVESDDQMLAVLRRNMALCKFEDRAAVYRLRLPVGMGVLGGPYDLVFADPPWNHTGYGELLETLSRERLVREGGWIVLESAAKTPPPETGGPWTAFRRKQYGETMLTFYA; translated from the coding sequence ATGCGAATTATTGCCGGTAGTGAACGCGGACGCCGCCTGGAATCGCCCGAAGGCCGCACGGCCAGACCCACCTTGGACCGGGTGCGGGAAAACCTTTTCAACATCCTCATGCCCCGTCTGGAAAATGCCCTGTTTTTGGACCTATTTGCGGGAACAGGCGCCATTGGGCTGGAGGCGCTGAGCCGGGGCGCGGCGCGCGCCGTCTTTGTGGAATCCGATGACCAAATGCTTGCGGTGCTCCGGCGTAATATGGCCCTGTGCAAATTCGAGGACCGCGCCGCAGTCTACCGCCTGCGCCTGCCGGTGGGGATGGGCGTTTTGGGGGGACCATATGATCTGGTCTTCGCTGATCCCCCATGGAACCACACCGGATACGGGGAACTGCTGGAGACACTTTCACGGGAAAGACTGGTTCGTGAGGGCGGCTGGATTGTGCTGGAGTCCGCCGCGAAAACCCCGCCGCCCGAGACAGGAGGACCATGGACGGCCTTCCGCCGCAAGCAGTATGGTGAGACAATGCTCACTTTTTATGCTTGA
- a CDS encoding enterotoxin translates to MRNLLITLACIGAFQCIAAGVDYPGTGPGRAVATISENAAILENAAITANWGIEDGRLRLVLFKDRLDMPGNGTVNGEAFVIHLKNGRALRASDFTMPSAPRLERISGRSDARRLAERHDGVRVNATLSLPDEDFTVEWGVELRDGSNYIIQRITLVPATHELPLESVTLVDLNSPGAKVLGATQGAPVVAGSLFFALEHPMSESTAAGDRITCGLRRAKPLAAVGKLTLSSVMGTTPPGQLRRGYLHYLERERAHPYRPFLHYNSWYDIAWGDRKFGEAEALGAIEAIARELIVNRGVRVDSFVFDDGWDDNETLWKFHGGFPNGFAPLRKSAELCGSSVGTWLSPFGGYGEAREQRLKFGIAQGYEVNRNGFSLAGARYYARFREICAEMMREYGVNFFKFDGMGPGNNSTSGQEFLEDIEALMRLTGELRELNPDLYVSATTGTWCSPYFLWHADSVWRGADDMNFCGKGSKRQQWINYRDTHTHRNVVLLGPLYPLNSLMTQGIVHGRHGYAALMDESPKDFADEVWSFFGSGTSLQELYITPEKFTGAMWDILAAGARWARTSADVLADAHWIGGDPGENQVYGWASWSRRKGILVLRNPDDKPAEISLDLQEAFELPPGAAQKYSLISPVPGAGQMGAIEAIAGTRQVFQLEAFQTIVFDALPDTDGS, encoded by the coding sequence ATGCGTAATTTGCTGATAACGCTGGCATGCATCGGCGCCTTTCAGTGCATTGCCGCCGGTGTGGACTATCCGGGAACTGGGCCCGGCAGGGCTGTGGCAACCATTTCGGAAAACGCCGCCATCCTTGAAAATGCGGCCATCACGGCCAATTGGGGCATTGAGGATGGGCGGCTTCGGCTTGTCTTGTTCAAGGACAGACTGGACATGCCGGGAAACGGCACCGTAAATGGCGAAGCCTTCGTTATTCACCTGAAAAACGGCCGTGCGCTCAGGGCGTCTGATTTTACGATGCCGTCCGCCCCCAGGCTTGAACGCATCTCCGGCCGAAGCGACGCCCGAAGGCTGGCGGAACGTCACGATGGCGTCCGGGTTAACGCAACGCTGTCGCTTCCGGATGAGGATTTTACTGTGGAATGGGGGGTGGAACTGCGGGACGGCTCCAACTACATCATCCAGCGCATTACGCTGGTGCCGGCAACGCACGAGCTGCCGCTGGAGTCGGTCACTCTTGTTGACCTGAACTCGCCGGGGGCAAAGGTTTTGGGCGCCACCCAGGGCGCCCCTGTGGTGGCGGGCAGCCTGTTCTTTGCCCTTGAGCATCCCATGTCGGAGAGCACGGCCGCCGGAGACCGCATTACCTGCGGGCTGCGGAGGGCAAAGCCACTGGCCGCAGTCGGAAAACTGACACTGTCGTCCGTGATGGGGACCACACCGCCGGGCCAGTTGCGCCGGGGATACCTCCACTACCTTGAGCGGGAGCGGGCCCACCCATACCGTCCGTTTCTTCACTACAATTCCTGGTACGACATTGCCTGGGGCGACCGGAAATTCGGCGAGGCGGAGGCGCTTGGCGCCATTGAGGCGATCGCGCGGGAATTGATTGTCAACCGGGGGGTGCGGGTGGACAGTTTTGTGTTTGACGATGGCTGGGATGACAACGAAACCCTGTGGAAATTTCACGGGGGATTCCCCAACGGTTTCGCGCCGCTCAGGAAATCCGCGGAGTTGTGCGGTTCTTCGGTCGGCACATGGCTGTCGCCGTTTGGGGGTTATGGCGAAGCGCGGGAACAGCGCCTCAAATTCGGGATTGCGCAGGGGTATGAGGTCAACCGCAACGGTTTCTCCCTGGCGGGGGCGCGGTACTATGCCCGGTTCCGGGAAATCTGCGCGGAGATGATGCGGGAATATGGCGTGAACTTCTTCAAGTTCGACGGCATGGGGCCCGGAAACAACTCCACAAGCGGCCAGGAGTTTTTGGAGGACATTGAGGCCCTGATGCGTCTGACGGGTGAACTGCGCGAACTGAACCCGGATTTGTATGTCAGCGCGACAACCGGCACCTGGTGCTCCCCTTACTTCCTGTGGCATGCCGACAGCGTATGGCGCGGCGCGGACGACATGAATTTCTGCGGAAAAGGCTCAAAAAGGCAGCAGTGGATTAACTACCGGGACACGCATACGCACCGAAATGTTGTGCTTCTGGGTCCGCTGTATCCGTTGAATTCACTCATGACCCAGGGCATAGTCCACGGCCGTCACGGTTATGCCGCGCTCATGGACGAAAGCCCGAAAGATTTCGCGGACGAAGTGTGGTCGTTCTTTGGGAGCGGGACTAGTCTGCAGGAGCTTTACATCACCCCCGAAAAGTTTACGGGGGCCATGTGGGACATATTGGCCGCGGGCGCGCGGTGGGCGCGGACCAGCGCGGACGTGCTTGCCGACGCCCATTGGATTGGCGGGGACCCGGGCGAAAACCAGGTCTACGGATGGGCGTCCTGGTCCCGTCGCAAGGGGATACTGGTGCTGCGCAACCCCGACGACAAGCCCGCGGAAATCAGTCTTGACCTCCAGGAGGCCTTCGAATTGCCGCCGGGAGCCGCCCAGAAATACTCTTTGATTTCGCCGGTGCCGGGCGCCGGACAGATGGGGGCCATTGAGGCCATTGCGGGCACACGCCAAGTATTCCAGTTGGAGGCCTTCCAGACGATTGTGTTTGACGCCCTGCCTGACACGGACGGTTCATGA
- a CDS encoding DUF1080 domain-containing protein — protein MMRPTPHLTTLFVLALTGLSTCWAAAQSQPGSAPSPFQTQGDRHMGDYEGIWTLGPDSGQPLCAHVVSVEPGKYELVLRPSFTDPPPVDARLEGHPEGPSRVVFAGIDPLDPALRISAVLQDGIIEATVSPDYGGFRLERARRVSPTMGAKPPEGALVLFDGTNLDAWEHVPGAGAARPCRWLMLEGGVMEVRDGGIITRKHFTDCKAHVEFRLPFMPGRREQQRANSGVYLQGRYEVQILDTFGMPALVNGCGSIYNVAPPRVNMCLAPLEWQTYDIIFRAPRFDPDGKMIVAPRLTVVHNGVTINENQPVPGPTRASLDANVTLPGGLHLQDHGNPVQFRNIWLVESAD, from the coding sequence ATGATGCGCCCCACCCCGCACCTGACCACCCTTTTCGTCTTGGCATTGACGGGTCTTTCCACCTGCTGGGCGGCGGCGCAGAGCCAGCCGGGAAGTGCCCCGAGCCCGTTTCAGACGCAGGGTGACCGGCACATGGGCGATTACGAGGGCATATGGACTCTTGGGCCCGATTCCGGACAACCGCTTTGCGCCCATGTGGTGTCCGTGGAGCCCGGCAAATATGAACTGGTCCTGCGGCCCAGCTTCACGGACCCGCCCCCGGTGGATGCCCGTCTTGAGGGGCATCCGGAGGGGCCTTCGCGGGTGGTCTTTGCAGGGATAGACCCGTTGGACCCTGCCCTCCGCATCAGCGCGGTGCTTCAGGACGGCATCATTGAGGCGACCGTTTCTCCGGACTATGGCGGGTTCCGGCTGGAAAGGGCCCGGCGCGTTTCCCCCACCATGGGCGCGAAGCCGCCCGAGGGCGCATTGGTGCTTTTTGACGGGACGAATCTGGATGCGTGGGAGCATGTCCCCGGAGCGGGCGCGGCGCGTCCCTGCCGCTGGCTGATGCTGGAGGGGGGGGTGATGGAGGTCCGCGACGGGGGCATCATCACGCGGAAACACTTCACAGACTGCAAGGCGCATGTGGAGTTCCGGCTGCCGTTCATGCCGGGTCGGCGCGAACAGCAGCGGGCGAACAGCGGGGTGTATCTCCAGGGCCGCTATGAGGTGCAGATACTGGACACTTTCGGCATGCCCGCGCTGGTCAACGGCTGCGGCTCCATATACAATGTCGCACCGCCCCGGGTGAACATGTGCCTGGCCCCTCTCGAATGGCAGACCTATGACATCATCTTCCGCGCCCCGCGTTTTGATCCGGACGGCAAGATGATCGTGGCGCCCAGGCTCACCGTGGTCCACAACGGGGTGACCATCAACGAGAACCAGCCCGTGCCCGGACCGACACGGGCCAGTCTGGACGCAAACGTGACCCTCCCCGGCGGGCTCCATCTGCAGGACCATGGGAACCCGGTGCAGTTCCGGAACATCTGGCTGGTGGAGTCGGCGGACTGA